TTAGCTGAGCACCAGAATGGCTGCAATTATGCTACGCTATACTGGATTTTTATGAATGATTTCTATTGATCGTGTAATTGTAACGTGAAGGACCAGGAGGCAAACACCCCGCCCGCCACTGATAATTACCAAATAAAAACTGACAACCTTGcattatatactattataaaTCTTCATCAATACCAATTGAGCAAGTGGAAAATGACTTTGACTGAGTTTTCATGCCTAGTCAATGCTTACAGATGCAAAAATATATTCCAAACAAATATGGCGCTAACAAAGTGCACTTCTCAAGAGAGGATGTCACGTCGTCAACAGTCAAGAGTTCAGTGGCGTCAAGCCTGCTCAGCCTTTCACTGTGTCAGCATACACGCCGCCATCTTGCAGGCCACTGCTGAGATGAGCGCTGCCCCCCTCCCGCTACCCTCCTCTGATTGGATGAAAGTGATCTCACAGTGTGGTGTGAGCTCCCTGACAATTTTGTGGAATCTGTCCCGGAAACTAGACAAAAGAAAACGTAATTAATAACAGCCGTCATTTTGTTATCAAGTTACCAAGTATTGCAGACACTTCTCACCAGGTGTGTAGCTTATAAACGGAGCCATCAACTCCCACGGTGATCTTCAGGGCATCTTGGCTGCGTCGCTCTCTCATCAAATTGATGACACCCGCCAAGCCCGCACCGCACATGTGCGCAGAACGAGTGGAGACGCTCTCGCAGACCAGACGTACAACGTCGCAGTCCAACTCGGAGGGCAGCACACCGAGTGAGGACAGGATGTTGTAAATGTGCTTCCTGTCCCCTGAATCACtgaaaaatattcagaaatCCAGGTAATCTTGCAGATACTTTGCACTTTTAGTGTAAATAGTAGTTTGGGGTGGCAGAAGGTGCCGTGGTTACAAAAAACGTTTCATGCAGAGCAATAATTCCATTGAGAAACACATCTCTTAGAATTATTGTAGTTCTGTAATATCCTTAATCTGTTTCTGCCCACTTTTTTACATGCTTTGTTGGGCAGCAGAACCCTCTGTAAAAATGTTCCTCAGTGTAGCTGCGCTATTTTGCGGCGCTCACCTTTCCACTTGCGAGACATAACGCGTCTCAAAGCTGCCGCGGGTCTTCAGTACCTCCGAGGCCTCGCCGTTAAACAGCAGGTTCTCGTTGACTAGCTTCATCATGACCAGCCTCACCAGCTCGCCCATGTACTTCCCACTGATCAGCTTCTCAAAGCTGCAGGAGGAGACAAAATTACACATGATAGAAACTGACACAAACAAATGAGTGAAGCTGCCCTCAGCACTCGTCTAGTGTCAAAAGTAAACAGCCATTAGGCGGACAGGCACTGTGGCGAGATCATTAATCTGACACCCTCACGCTGAGACCAGCCCGCTGACGTATGAAGCCTCTGAGCATTTATAAACATCCTTATGGAAGAACAGCTGGTAGCTTAGCAACTGCACCCACTGCTCAGGTGAGAGTCAGGTGAGAATTGCCATGAAGGGATGATTGATTCACAGAACAAGATTACCTCCCCCAAGGCTTGGACATTTGTCACCTGCCTAATCAGCAACTCCTTGTTGGCTATCGTATGGTAGAACTTTACCATCAAGACAGTcttcaccaacctttttgagacCAAGATCCCTAGTTCACTTGGTAACATGAATTTACTTAGAATCATGTGATTTTTTCCCCAGCCAATCAACAAAGAAAAGTAATAatgctaacaaaaaaattacCGTAGTAATGTAATgaaagtgttgtttttattatttaataattaatattaacaacaataataatacaagaataacaaatatttacatcagctgggataggctccagcacccaccgcgacccttgtgaggaaaaacggtagaaaatgaatgaatgaatgaatatttacatgtaatattttaatatttttaaaagtactactactactactacaactactaatatttattattaccattattattattataagacagctgggataaggtccaacacccccgcgaccctcgttaggataagcagtggaaaatgaatgaatgaatatttataatgctaataaaaaaaatattattatttagaaattATCATAGTAATGTCGGGATATTTTgattatgtaataattatatgtacatgcaatattttaataataataataataataataataataataataataataataataataataataatatattaaaatattacatgtacatatttattattattatataatactcTCCCACTCACAGTTGCTGTCCTGGGTTGATGGAGGTCTCGTCCACCACTCTGTCATACTCCAGCCGGAACTCCTCCAGCTCACCGTTGTCTCCAAACGCCCCCCATTCTGTGTTCACACACATGCGTCCCTCCTCGCCTTCCACCAGCTCCACCGTCCTCATCTCCTCCATGTAGCAAGCATTACAACCtgtacctgtttttttttcacatacagtatgttaaaatgtgaggTTTTTGATTCACAGGTCATTGTTTCATACCAACAATCATGCCGACTTCACAGCTGCGGTCCTCATAGTAGCATGAAATCATGGTGGCTACTGTGTCATTCACCATGGCGACCACATCCATCTCAATGTCCTGTACAGCATCACAATTAAAGTCAATGTAATACGTATACGTGTGTAACATAATGGATTTCCCTCAGCGCAAACATACCCCTCGTCTCTTGATAGCATCTCTGAGTAAACCTACAACATTGTTTCCCTCGGCTCCAGAAGCCTTGAAACCTTTGGTCCAGTTGAGAAGGATTCCCTGAAAACATCAAGAACATCCATGTTACATATAACAACTAGCAATGTTAGTGAAGAGACAGCCACGTGCTACCTTATCCAGGTCCTCGTGGCGCACTGGGAAGGAGAAAGTGAAACCCAGAGGAAGCTTCCTGTGCTTGATATTATGCTTGTCCAAAAAGTCTGACATGCACTCGGCGATGTAGTCGAACAACTGCAAAGATGGCAGAAACGGGAAGAGAATACTCAATACTCATCATAGCGCAGatcttacagtatatacacagtacGACAAACAGTCAGAGTGACTGGATTAGCATGTATTTAAGGagattataaatacattaataataaaatgcaatcTTGCCAACACTGGCAGCCACAtccaaaatactttaaaaaacatCCTATTGTACATAAGTGACATAGCGCTCTCTCAAATACTGTAACTCTGTGTTAGTGAGCACTCACATTTCATAATTCATTCACCTctatgctgattagacagcattaTTGAACAAGGGtgccttaggttggccacaataaaaggccactacaTGTGTAGTTTAACTGTACCAGAGGAGTCCATCTGGTGTGACTACCATTTGCTTCAAAATACCATGTATGCCAATCCAGATGCAAACAGACTAGGTATCACAGTTCATTAAATGCGCCATCCATAAAATGCACCTGTGCTCATTATCCATAACCTACGCCTGCCCAAACCATAACCCTTCCGCCAGCAAGCCCACTCCATCTGCAACACAGGTGCATTTCATTGATGCCATTTTGAACATACAGAGATGCTGATGTTGATAGTTGTTCCAGTCCCCAACCATCACCTGCAGCACGATAATGCACACCCCCATGTAGCAAGGATCTGCacacaattcctggaagctGAGCCCAATACAGCCAAACTGCACATTTTAGAAtggccttttgttgtggccCACCTAAGGCACATCTGTGCAAAAttcatgctgtctaatcagcatcttgacaTGGCACACCTGTGACATGGATGACTTATGGATGATGAATGCTCACTAACACAGATGTTTCAACGATATTTGAGAGAAATAGGCCTTTTGTGTTGGGGGCGCAAGGTTATGATGGAACCTATCCGGCTGACTTTGGACagggggcggggtacaccctggactggtcgccagccaatcacagggcacatatagacaaacaaccattcacactcacattcatacctatggacaatttggagtcaccaattaacctaccacTTCTGAAATAGTGGGGCAGGCAACCCCCAGGGGGTTAAGAGGGTCGTGAGCGCCAGAGtggactttcaatattagtgcagacctgccaacatgtatgaatttgttgtaCTCAGCATACAATTTGACTTGAATTTCTATGtgtcactgctctccattttgttgcatttcactggtttcagtttcagtctGTACGGTACAGATATATAAATAGATACGATCAGTTTCtgaatagtatttcaaatggggTGGGGAGTGGGGCGGGCAAAAAACCTTTCTGTCCCCACAGAAAATTATTGGGAACCACTGAATTAACTTAACATGCACGTGGATGAGGATGGAGAAGAAATTTTGTTTTGTGCACATAGAAACAagcttggctgcacggtgttcgagtggttagcgtgcaggcctcacagctaagagacccgagttcaattccaccgtcagctatctctgtgtggagtttgtatgtactccggtttcctcccacattccaaaaacatgctaggttatttggtgactccaaattgtccataggtatgaatgtgagtgtgaatggttgtttgtctagtatatgtgccctgtgattggctggcgaccagtccaggctgaaccctgcctctcgcccggagacagctggggtaggctccagcaccccccacaacccttgtgagcataagcggtagaaaatgtaggGTAGAACCCCTGGAATAGTTCAGgtgttgctgttgttttacCATAATTTGATCATCACCATTGTGTATGTATGAAATGTCAGATACtctatagtatatacagtacaaatgtAATATATCAACTTTATAGAGGGAACATCATCGCCATATGGAACCCTAAATCCCATGTACCATTCACACTAGAACTACTTCCAATGTAAAAGCAAATAAGACTGATAACTGTAACTCACCATCTCAGCTGTCCCTGTCATGGCATCTTCAGGAATGGAGTACATCTGGTTGTTGGTCTCCACCTTCCAGCTCCTCTCCTCGTCTGCTCCCACCTTGACCAGCATCACACGGAAGTTGGTCCCCCCCAGGTCCAGAGCCAAGAAATCTCCCACCTCTGTCCCAAACACACATCTCAGCAAACAGAGAGCGGAGACATACAAGCTGATGGAGGCTTACCTGATCCTTCTGGAGTGGAGCAAACGTAAGTGGGCAGCATTTTGACGCTAGCTTCTTCGTGTGTCTCCAAACGCAATCCTCTGTCCATCTCTCGCTGCATCCTATTCATGATCTCTTTTAGCTCTTCTTTTTTCAGCCTGAACTCGGTAAGGATTTGATCTACCTGCGGCCAAAACAAGATAAAATATCAGGAtgtgaacacacaaaaaacaacgaGGTTACGACCTTATGATATAATACCATAACATAACTTTTATCTCCATCTTACCATCAATTCAACTCTATCCACCACTGAGGTGACACTACAAGACGTCTTCACCATCGGCTCCACATATGAGCTGACGCACGGCATCTTCACCAGCTAATGTGTTTTTCTAGATGTttcgtgagtgtgtgtgtttatacgaGCAGTCAAGTGAGAGTGTCACCGAATGAAAGAGCAGCTCAGCTGCTTTTATGCACCAGGTGAAGAAGTGGGCCGGCCTCCACGAAACGCCACATCACGTGCCCTCCCAAACTCACCCCATCtatcatttatgtgtgtgtgtctgctccAAACCACTAAAACATGATATCTCAGCAGTATAGATGCAATTTTCTTAAAACTTATAAAAAcgtatgtatttgtgtttattagTTTTCCACTATATACAGTTTTTACTTTGTTAGCAATATCTAAGCATGAATAGATGAAGGAggttatgtatatatttacaaaacaaGAAAAGTCGTCTAAAATTAGAAAGAATGCAGGATGAATGACCTGAAACACTGGTTCGCTGGGTTCACCGTGACTCCACCATCTATTAATAAACCTCACCTAGAGACTCGCTCTTTTAAGACATTTGGCTGCAAAATTCATACGCTAACCTGTCGCCAATGATGCAGGAAACAATGGATGAATGTAGTTGCTAAATAAGGAGagcaaaattattaaaaacagctcTTGGTATGATGCAATCAATCAAATCAATGTCAAAACGGAGTAAAGATTGTGCGCGTGTACCCAATGTTGTATTCAATGAGTGTATATGTTTACATTAGCTTACATTCACAGTAGCTTTGTAGCACGTGAGGCACATTGTGGTCGTCTACAACCATGTATAAATAGATACatgatagatacatagatagatagaattACCTTATCCATTGTATGATGAGAAAGGTGTCTTGCTGACCATTGGTAATCTGCTGTTGAAATTCACTTTAGTTATTTACGCTTTTTATATTTGAACTGTCCAGTCCTTTCCAGGAAATTCCTTATTTCATTAAGAACAGCAGTGAATCCAAGCACAAACTTACAAAAGCATCTCCATAAAGTAATAAATGCTACTGTAAGTGGTATGAATCACGGCTGATGTCTCACATGCTAAATAAATGTTGGATGACCTAAGCATCTCCATTCTTGCAGTCATATATCAATAAAACATCAAGTAGCCTCTTCATCTTCATTCCAGTTATTCCATGTAGAGAGTTTTGTCCACAACACCACATCCGATCAATCCACCAAAATAGTGtagcgtttaaaaaaaagaaacttcaCTCCCATCCATTAAATTCCAGAGATACATTTTGgcccaaaaataaaatcatgaacCAGCTTCTGCTTCGAGTATCACCCGGCTGCAGACGCAAGCCAAGCTTAGTTCCAGGAAAAGAAAGATGATTTCCTCCCGGCTCGGCCTGTCAAACATTTGCGGCCAAAACCATCACCCCAAGTGTTGCCTTGGAAATGAATTACAGGCACACTTGTGCTGTCGAAAACACTCACCTCTGAGGTAAGTGGCCAGCAGGGAATTGTTAAATGGAGCAAGATTACCAGAGAAAACATCAATTGACGGTGCCACgggtggaaaaagaaaaaaaaacccagtagTTAATAGATTCACGCTCAGACTACATTGTAATAGGACAAATCGTCGTTAACTATGCAAactaatcacaaaaaaataacaacagtaTCATTAATGGTCATTATGTGTTTTGGACGTATTCAATGCCTATTTTACCTtaccttttgtttttatttacaaaaatctctctcttggaagtggacaaaattgCATGCATGAGACATCtaaaattgactttttcatCAGAGTTTCTTCaaaactacaaggcagataattataagcagctggtgccAAACCTCCTGAAGTACTACAAAGCCCTTAGTTGtaatatgtcactgaagataaACTTCTTGCATTCCCATctagatttttttccattgaacTGTGGAAGTCATTGATGAGCATGTGGAATGATTCCACCAGGACATTGCAGATATGGAGAAAAGATATCAGGGACAGTGGAACATATCTACAGTATGCTTGCTGACTACTGTTAGAATGTGGTCTGGGATGACCCTGCTGCTGAGTATAAGAGACAAGCCAAAAAGCGTTGTTCAGATACTGAATAAAAGGAACTTTGTCGTTTTAAGTGTCgctttagcttgtttttcataTGATAATCAATCACCTGATTTCTTAAgatatttcttgtttatttcttgACAGAAAAGaagtgtaaataaaatattttcaaaatagaaatattattttcttaagCAAAAATGCCTACATTTATTGTAAAAACAGATGCAATTAAGCATtatttcataaaacaaaatgtCTTCAAAAACCACAGCACACCCTGCTTCCATGTAATACTTCTGGCTTAaaatcataaacataaaaaacaaaactattaataatttacttttaccaatatattttatgttattaccattttttaaagtaattatttGAATTGTTCCCTACGCTCCATAGTCCGGAACCATTCATCCAACATTTTTGTTTCCACATCCACCCGCCTGAATATGTTGAGGGACCTAAATATGATAGTGACGTGGTGATTGGTCATGAGCAAAACAGCATCTTCCAGAGTATTACATTACACGGGGATTAAGTTGCTTCGGATTTCAAGCCAAACGACGGAGTACCTCTGTTTTTGTAGCGCAAATAAATAGTTTATTCGGCGTGTTGTTTTAATTAAGCGAGTCATCGCCAGTTTAGCGGGTAAGTTAGCCGAGGCCTTCCGAAACAAGCTAGCTTCCAGCGCTAACACCCGCTAGGCCTAATAGGGGCAGTTGTTGTTCAACACAACCATCTGATAAGAATGTAGTTGTTACGCTCATCGGTGTGTCGTCACATTAAACGTTAAAAGTATACCCTGTTGATACAGTTTTACTTCTACTTTCACTTGttggctaacgttagcatgtttgtttCTTTAGCTGTGTTGTTGTCAGCGAGCTGTTAGTAATCAGATGCGGATAATGCCTGTCATCTGACCCACCCTCCCGTCATGTTCTTCTCTTATTTAAGAATATCCGGCTTGTCGGACCCTGTCTGCAGAGACTGATCCAGTGGCACAATGAAGCTCTACAGCCTCAGCATCCATTATAAAGGAGCCACCAAAGCCAATCTCCTAAAAGCAGCATATGAACTCAACTCATTTGGCTTCTTTCAGAAATCTAGGTGTGTCTCTCTGACAGAACCTTTAAATGGGAAATTATGTTGGTTCTCTCTTACTGTCTTCTTTGATTTGTTCGTATTCAGTATCCAGGAGTTCATGACCTTCACCAGTGCCTTGATTGTTGAACGGACAACAGTTGGAAGTCGTGCCTCTGTCAAAGAACAAGGTAAGAATGGACCATGTTCAGCAAAGTGCTCAACATTCATATTGAGCGCTGTTTTTAGTGTTTACTTAACTATAGGCTCCTTTTCTCCGTGGAAAATACCTTCACTGTACTCGAACATCAGATTTAATTTTAAAGTGGAGATCATCTCCAAGAATACACAAGTACCATCATGCAATGCAGGTCTGAAAGCTTGATAAAccctccacaatgcaacccaACCCGTGACCAACGCAATGCCAAGAAGGCAGAGCACGGAGACACTCCTCCATCGCCTGGCAACACCTCACTTTCCTGGCAAAacaggggtgtctaaagtgtggcTTAGGTGACATCC
This DNA window, taken from Doryrhamphus excisus isolate RoL2022-K1 chromosome 4, RoL_Dexc_1.0, whole genome shotgun sequence, encodes the following:
- the gck gene encoding hexokinase-4; protein product: MPCVSSYVEPMVKTSCSVTSVVDRVELMVDQILTEFRLKKEELKEIMNRMQREMDRGLRLETHEEASVKMLPTYVCSTPEGSEVGDFLALDLGGTNFRVMLVKVGADEERSWKVETNNQMYSIPEDAMTGTAEMLFDYIAECMSDFLDKHNIKHRKLPLGFTFSFPVRHEDLDKGILLNWTKGFKASGAEGNNVVGLLRDAIKRRGDIEMDVVAMVNDTVATMISCYYEDRSCEVGMIVGTGCNACYMEEMRTVELVEGEEGRMCVNTEWGAFGDNGELEEFRLEYDRVVDETSINPGQQLFEKLISGKYMGELVRLVMMKLVNENLLFNGEASEVLKTRGSFETRYVSQVESDSGDRKHIYNILSSLGVLPSELDCDVVRLVCESVSTRSAHMCGAGLAGVINLMRERRSQDALKITVGVDGSVYKLHTCFRDRFHKIVRELTPHCEITFIQSEEGSGRGAALISAVACKMAACMLTQ